A single window of Maylandia zebra isolate NMK-2024a linkage group LG2, Mzebra_GT3a, whole genome shotgun sequence DNA harbors:
- the LOC101485457 gene encoding alcohol dehydrogenase class-3, with the protein METAGEVIKCKAAVAWEPGKPLSIEEVEVAPPKAHEVRIKIFATGVCHTDAYTLSGSDPEGLFPVILGHEGAGIVESVGEGVTKFKPGDTVIPLYVPQCGECKFCKNPKTNLCQKIRVTQGQGLLPDKTSRFTCKGKQVYHFMGTSTFSEYTVVADISLAKVNEKAPLDKVCLLGCGISTGYGAALNTAKVDPGSTCAVFGLGAVGLAVIMGCKAAGATGIIGVDINPDKFEKAKEFGATEFVNPKDHSKPIQEVLVEMTDGGVDYSFECIGNVQIMRAALEACHKGWGESVIIGVAGAGQEISTRPFQLVTGRVWRGTAFGGWKSVESVPKLVEDYMSKKLKVDEFVTHTLPFEKINEGFDLMHAGKSIRTVLTF; encoded by the exons ATGGAGACAGCTGGTGAA GTAATCAAGTGCAAGGCAGCTGTTGCCTGGGAGCCAGGGAAACCTCTTTCTATTGAAGAGGTGGAGGTAGCCCCACCTAAGGCCCATGAAGTTCGCATTAAG ATCTTTGCTACAGGCGTGTGTCATACAGATGCCTACACGCTGAGTGGCAGTGACCCTGAGGGGCTTTTCCCTGTCATCTTGGGACACGAGGGTGCTGGAATAGTTGAAAGTGTTGGCGAAGGTGTTACCAAGTTTAAGCCAG GTGATACTGTCATCCCGTTGTATGTGCCTCAGTGTGGTGAATGCAAATTCTGCAAAAACCCCAAGACTAACCTTTGCCAGAAAATTAG AGTAACCCAGGGTCAGGGTCTGCTTCCTGATAAGACATCACGCTTTACTTGCAAGGGAAAGCAAGTGTATCACTTCATGGGGACCAGCACCTTTTCTGAGTACACTGTAGTGGCTGACATCTCTCTGGCCAAGGTGAATGAGAAGGCTCCGCTGGATAAAGTGTGCCTTCTCGGATGTGGCATTTCTACAGGATATGGTGCTGCTCTTAATACTGCCAAG GTTGACCCTGGTTCCACATGTGCTGTGTTTGGCCTTGGAGCTGTGGGCTTGGCCGTTATAATGGGCTGCAAGGCTGCCGGAGCAACCGGGATCATCGGTGTGGACATCAACCCTGATAAGTTTGAAAAAGCCAAGGAGTTTGGAGCCACTGAATTTGTAAACCCAAAGGACCACAGCAAGCCAATCCAGGAGGTTCTGGTGGAGATGACTGATGGGGGTGTGGACTACTCATTTGAGTGCATTGGAAATGTGCAAATTATG agagctGCTCTGGAGGCATGCCACAAAGGTTGGGGTGAAAGTGTCATCATTGGTGTAGCTGGAGCTGGACAGGAGATCTCCACCAGACCATTCCAGCTGGTGACAGGTCGCGTGTGGAGAGGCACAGCCTTTGGAG GGTGGAAGAGTGTGGAGAGTGTTCCTAAACTGGTGGAAGATTACATGAGTAAGAAGCTGAAGGTGGATGAGTTTGTAACCCACACACTGCCCTTTGAGAAGATCAATGAGGGATTTGACCTCATGCATGCTGGAAAGAG TATCCGCACAGTGTTGACTTTCTGA
- the gar1 gene encoding H/ACA ribonucleoprotein complex subunit 1, translating to MSFRGGGGRGGGGFGRGGGGYGGGRGGGGFGRGGGGYGGGRGGGGFGRGGGRGGFNRQQDYGPPEYVVAVGEFMHPCEDDIVCKCTTEENKVPYFNAPVYLENKEQIGKVDEIFGQLRDFYFSVKLSENMKASSFKKLQKFYIDPMKLLPLQRFLPRPPGEKGPPRGGRGGGRGGGRGGGFRGGRGGGGRGGGGGRGGGGGRGGGGFRGRGGGGGGRGFRGGR from the exons ATGTCgttcagaggaggaggaggacgaggtGGTGGCGGATTTGGACGAGGTGGAGGAGGATACGGTGGAGGCAGAGGTGGTGGAGGATTTGGACGAGGTGGAGGAGGATACGGTGGAGGCAGAGGTGGTGGAGGATTTGGACGGGGTGGTGGAAGAGGGGGTTTCAACAGACAGCAAGACTATGGACCTCCTGAATATGTTGTTG CAGTGGGAGAGTTCATGCATCCATGTGAAGATGACATTGTCTGCAAGTGCACAACAGAGGAAAACAAGGTTCCCTATTTCAATGCCCCAGTGTACTTGGAAAACAAGGAGCAGATTGGAAAAGTCGATGAGATATTTGGCCAACTCAGAGACTTT TATTTCTCAGTAAAACTTTCTGAAAATATGAAGGCATCTTCATTCAAGAAACTACAAAAG TTTTATATAGATCCGATGAAGCTACTACCACTGCAGAGATTCCTCCCGAGGCCACCAGGAGAAAAGGGGCCTCCAAGAGGaggcagaggtggaggaaggGGTGGTGGTCGTGGAG GTGGTTTTCGAGGaggcagaggtggaggtggccgtggtggaggaggaggccgtggtggaggaggaggccgTGGTGGAGGAGGcttcagaggaagaggaggtggcGGTGGTGGACGTGGATTCAGAG GTGGGAGATGA
- the LOC101485738 gene encoding alcohol dehydrogenase class-3, with product MATVGKVITCKAAVAWEPGKPLCIEEVEVAPPKAHEVRIKVVATGVCHTDWEYLFETGKGMKFRPFPLVLGHEAAGIVESTGPEVTRFSPGDKVIPLFLPYCGECERCLSPKTNHCKKNWTNMQAGILADGTSRISCKGQQVYQFLGVSSFSQYTVVPDTSVAKIRSDAPLDKVCLLGCGVSTGYGAAINAGKVEKDSSCAVFGLGAVGLAAVMGCKVAMARRIIGVDINPDKFEKARQFGATDCINPRDYSKPIQEVVVEKTGGGVDYALECVGSPAIMNAAFESTRDAWGTCVIAGWTETEVMSISVEKLLMGRTLKGTYFGGWKSVKDVPKLVDDYMNHKLKLDEFITEKLPLVQINKAFDLLKSGKSIRTVVSLQDS from the exons ATGGCAACAGTTGGAAAG GTGATCACATGCAAGGCAGCTGTTGCGTGGGAGCCCGGGAAGCCTCTTTGTATTGAAGAAGTGGAGGTGGCACCACCTAAAGCTCATGAAGTCCGAATTAAG GTTGTTGCCACAGGTGTGTGCCACACAGACTGGGAATACCTGTTTGAGACTGGAAAAGGGATGAAATTCAGACCATTCCCTTTGGTACTTGGTCACGAGGCAGCTGGCATAGTGGAGAGCACTGGCCCAGAAGTCACCAGATTCTCCCCGG GGGACAAAGTTATTCCTCTTTTTCTGCCATACTGTGGGGAATGTGAACGCTGTCTAAGTCCAAAAACAAATCATTGCAAGAAAAACTG gacAAATATGCAAGCTGGAATTTTGGCTGATGGGACTAGCAGGATATCTTGCAAGGGACAGCAGGTTTACCAGTTCCTTGGAGTCAGTTCTTTCTCTCAATACACTGTGGTCCCCGACACCTCGGTTGCAAAGATAAGAAGCGATGCACCGCTAGACAAAGTCTGTCTGCTTGGATGTGGTGTCTCCACGGGTTATGGAGCTGCTATTAATGCAGGCAAG GTTGAAAAAGATTCCTCGTGTGCCGTTTTTGGGCTTGGAGCTGTCGGGCTGGCTGCTGTCATGGGTTGCAAAGTTGCCATGGCGAGAAGGATCATCGGGGTTGACATCAACCCTGACAAGTTTGAGAAAGCCCGACAGTTTGGAGCGACAGACTGCATAAACCCAAGAGATTACAGCAAGCCTATCCAAGAGGTTGTGGTGGAGAAGACAGGTGGAGGTGTGGACTATGCGCTAGAGTGTGTTGGAAGTCCAGCTATCATG AAtgctgcatttgagtccacaAGAGATGCCTGGGGTACTTGCGTCATTGCTGGATGGACAGAGACAGAAGTAATGAGCATTTCAGTTGAAAAGCTTCTCATGGGACGTACCTTAAAGGGCACTTATTTTGGAg GGTGGAAGAGTGTGAAGGATGTGCCTAAACTGGTGGATGACTACATGAATCACAAGTTGAAACTGGATGAGTTTATTACGGAGAAGCTCCCGCTGGTTCAAATCAATAAGGCCTTTGACCTTTTAAAAAGTGGTAAAAG caTCCGCACTGTCGTCAGCCTTCAAGATTCTTAA